TTCGTTGCCGTTCAGCCATTCGGTCATCAGGCCGACCACCGGCTCGGTGGTGTGGCCGAATTCGGTCGATGAGGCTTCCTTGATGCCGGCCAGGTGGCGCGCCGTTTCCAGCACCGCCATCTGCATACCGAAACAGATGCCGAAATAGGGCACATTGTTCTCACGGGCAAAGCGTGCCGCTTCGATCTTGCCAAGCGCGCCGCGTTCGCCGAAGCCGCCGGGCACCAGAATGGCATGGACGTTCTCAAGGCGCTCGATCACCGCATCCGGTGCGCCTTCAAAGGTTTCCGATTCAACCCAATCGATGCGGACGCGCACATTGTTGGCCATGCCGCCGTGATAGAGCGCTTCGATCAGCGACTTGTAGGCGTCCTTGAGCACGGTGTACTTGCCGACCACGGCGATGGAGACTTCCCCGTCCGGATAGGCATAACGCTGGGTGATGTCCTTCCACATGGCGAGATCCGGCGCCTTGGCGTCTTCGATGCCGAACACGCTCAGCACTTCGGTATCAAGGCCCTGCTTGTGGTAATCGATCGGCACGGCGTAGATATTGTCGGAATCCATGGCCTGAATGACCGCGGTTTCGCGCACATTACAGAACAGGCCGATCTTACGACGTTCTTCGGCGGGGATTTCCTGTTCGCAGCGGCACAGCAGGATATCGGGCTGAATACCGATCGAGCGCAGTTCTTTCACCGAGTGCTGGGTCGGCTTGGTCTTCATCTCTCCGGCCGTCTTGACGAACGGCAAAAGCGTCAGGTGGATGAAGCAGCACTGGCGGCGCGGCAGTTCCTGGCCAAGCTGTCGGATAGCTTCAAAGAACGGCAGGCCTTCGATATCGCCGACCGTACCGCCGATTTCGACAAGGATAAAGTCGGCGTCGCCCTGATCGGACACCACGAACTGTTTGATCTGGTCGGTGACGTGCGGCACCACCTGCACGGTCGCGCCGAGATAATCGCCACGGCGTTCTTTCTCGATGATGTTAGAATAGATGCGGCCGGTGGTGATGTTGTCGGTCTTGCGGGCGTTGACGCCGGTAAAGCGCTCATAATGGCCGAGGTCGAGGTCGGTTTCGGCGCCATCGTCGGTGACGAAGACTTCGCCGTGCTGATAAGGCGACATCGTGCCCGGATCGACGTTAAGATAAGGGTCCAGCTTGCGGAGTTGCACCTTGAAGCCCCGGGCCTGGAGCAATGCCCCCAGAGCCGCCGAC
The window above is part of the Asticcacaulis sp. MM231 genome. Proteins encoded here:
- a CDS encoding CTP synthase, yielding MARFVFITGGVVSSLGKGLASAALGALLQARGFKVQLRKLDPYLNVDPGTMSPYQHGEVFVTDDGAETDLDLGHYERFTGVNARKTDNITTGRIYSNIIEKERRGDYLGATVQVVPHVTDQIKQFVVSDQGDADFILVEIGGTVGDIEGLPFFEAIRQLGQELPRRQCCFIHLTLLPFVKTAGEMKTKPTQHSVKELRSIGIQPDILLCRCEQEIPAEERRKIGLFCNVRETAVIQAMDSDNIYAVPIDYHKQGLDTEVLSVFGIEDAKAPDLAMWKDITQRYAYPDGEVSIAVVGKYTVLKDAYKSLIEALYHGGMANNVRVRIDWVESETFEGAPDAVIERLENVHAILVPGGFGERGALGKIEAARFARENNVPYFGICFGMQMAVLETARHLAGIKEASSTEFGHTTEPVVGLMTEWLNGNELTQRAAGGNLGGTMRLGAFEAKLKEGSKVAEIYGGVDVSERHRHRYEVNRDYIERLEDCGLRFSGMSPDGLLPEIVERPEHPWFIGVQYHPELKSRPFAPHPLFQSFIAAAKVRSRLV